A window of the Henckelia pumila isolate YLH828 chromosome 3, ASM3356847v2, whole genome shotgun sequence genome harbors these coding sequences:
- the LOC140893368 gene encoding uncharacterized protein isoform X1, which produces MNCCESHMAMGRVVCPTPRRLGPFHADDRLIMPFRFLRRNDIGVFDAKQGAESMGTIFSKEDHEAEQSSTLASSPPFFFGSPPCRAPNPLVQDSHFGLENSTPKCSSPSNSAVPSSAHTGAEFGTKQETVRVEGFDCQSSHVTMA; this is translated from the exons ATGAACTGTTGTGAAAGCCATATGGCAATGGGTCGGGTTGTTTGCCCCACGCCCCGTCGACTCGGGCCTTTCCATGCCGACGACCGCCTGATCATGCCGTTCAGATTTCTCAGACG TAATGATATTGGTGTGTTTGATGCGAAACAAGGAGCTGAATCGATGGGCACAATCTTTTCTAAG GAGGATCATGAGGCAGAACAAAGTTCAACTTTAGCATCATCACCCCCATTTTTCTTTGGATCTCCACCTTGCAGAGCCCCAAATCCTTTAGTGCAAGATTCCCATTTTGGTCTTGAAAACTCAACCCCCAAATGTTCTTCCCCATCAAATTCAGCCGTGCCATCATCAGCTCATACCGGAGCAGAGTTTGGGACGAAACAAGAAACTGTAAGAGTGGAAGGTTTTGATTGCCAAAGTTCTCATGTTACTATGGCATGA
- the LOC140893368 gene encoding uncharacterized protein isoform X2 → MNCCESHMAMGRVVCPTPRRLGPFHADDRLIMPFRFLRRNDIGVFDAKQGAESMGTIFSKEDHEAEQSSTLASSPPFFFGSPPCRAPNPLVQDSHFGLENSTPKCSSPSNSAVPSSAHTGAEFGTKQETVW, encoded by the exons ATGAACTGTTGTGAAAGCCATATGGCAATGGGTCGGGTTGTTTGCCCCACGCCCCGTCGACTCGGGCCTTTCCATGCCGACGACCGCCTGATCATGCCGTTCAGATTTCTCAGACG TAATGATATTGGTGTGTTTGATGCGAAACAAGGAGCTGAATCGATGGGCACAATCTTTTCTAAG GAGGATCATGAGGCAGAACAAAGTTCAACTTTAGCATCATCACCCCCATTTTTCTTTGGATCTCCACCTTGCAGAGCCCCAAATCCTTTAGTGCAAGATTCCCATTTTGGTCTTGAAAACTCAACCCCCAAATGTTCTTCCCCATCAAATTCAGCCGTGCCATCATCAGCTCATACCGGAGCAGAGTTTGGGACGAAACAAGAAACT
- the LOC140887866 gene encoding protein ABA DEFICIENT 4, chloroplastic-like: MALSPCFFSSQICVSSKVDRLKMLSSISSPKRIGRSRTFAPKEILSELFGQGTIGKEVKQCVAWTFLGGSRTIRRPNHGKITNPGRKSLAVNAAWLPSSEMVADMAFTIGTVAVLPFYTCMVVAPRAEMTKKLVASSIPYMVLGTLYTYLLYLSWTPDTLRVLFASKYWLPELPGIVKMFSSEMTLVSAWIHLLTVDLFAARQVYHDGLLNDVETRHSITLCLLCCPFGMLVHLITKRLSRSRRNRNTVTK, translated from the exons ATGGCTTTGTCTCCATGCTTTTTCAGCTCCCAAATCTGTGTTTCATCCAAG GTTGATCGCCTAAAAATGCTCTCAAGCATCTCGAGTCCAAAGAGAATAGGCCGGAGTAGAACTTTTGCTCCTAAAGAAATCCTTAGTGAACTATTCGGCCAAGGAACTATCGGCAAGGAAGTGAAGCAATGCGTCGCCTGGACTTTTCTTGGAGGATCAAGAACAATCAGAAGACCAAATCATGGAAAGATCACTAATCCAGGGAGGAAGAGCTTAGCCGTAAACGCTGCGT GGCTACCAAGTTCTGAGATGGTTGCTGATATGGCTTTTACGATTGGTACGGTCGCTGTGCTTCCATTTTATACTTGTATGGTGGTAGCACCTCGAGCAGAGATG ACTAAGAAACTAGTGGCAAGCAGCATACCGTATATGGTTCTCGGAACGTTATATACTTATCTCCTATATCTGTCATGGACTCCTGATACGCTTCGGGTGTTATTTGCTAGTAAATACTGGTTACCAGAG TTGCCTGGTATAGTTAAGATGTTCTCCAGTGAGATGACACTGGTCAGTGCTTGGATCCATTTGTTGACTGTAGATCTTTTTGCAGCAAG GCAGGTTTATCATGATGGACTGCTGAACGACGTGGAGACGAGACATTCCATTACTCTTTGCCTGCTCTGTTGTCCATTTGGAATGCTAGTACATTTGATCACCAAAAGACTAAGCAGGAGCAGGCGAAACAGAAACACGGTGACCAAGTAG
- the LOC140887865 gene encoding elongator complex protein 5, protein MAESICRTLRDGGLEGEHAPALTIKDTILCPLGPFVLDHILCQVCSSILSHKSQSKGIVLVALSRSPRYYEELLKSQGYDVASSSTWIKVLDCYSDPFGWKQKLVEKGIVENRATGSSITVKLCQNVEDLEKLSSSIVELGKEMVGDGKGRFMVAIDSVSEMLRLTSLTSVAVILSNLRSHDNVSCLFWLLHSDLHDNGITAALEYVSSMQASIEPMAHFVNEQKGNSENRSWMEQNLRRGKFCVRFKRRNGRVRVMHEELRVEKSSIKFSPLSSEDDLISQSIVPKVRFNLQLSEKERNDRAKVVLPFEHQGNGKNIQIYDGRKSLDAGEEGTKNASVERVQAIDPSKGEIIYFRDSDDEMPDSDEDPDDDLDI, encoded by the exons ATGGCAGAATCAATTTGCAGAACACTTCGAGACGGAGGTTTGGAAGGAGAGCATGCGCCAGCACTCACTATAAAGGACACTATTCTCTGTCCCCTAGGTCCCTTTGTCTTAGATCACATCCTTTGCCAAGTCTGCTCCTCCATTCTGTCCCATAAATCTCAATCTAA AGGTATTGTTTTGGTTGCATTGTCCCGTAGTCCAAGATACTATGAAGAATTATTGAAGAGCCAAGGATATGATGTTGCCTCTTCCAGTACATG gATTAAGGTTTTGGACTGCTACTCAGATCCATTTGGTTGGAAACAAAAGCTTGTAGAGAAAGGGATTGTTGAAAACCGTGCTACTGGATCTTCAATCACGGTTAAATTGTGCCAAAATGTTGAGGACTTGGAGAAATTATCCTCCTCCATCGTTGAACTGGGGAAAG AAATGGTTGGAGATGGAAAAGGGCGTTTTATGGTTGCCATAGACTCG GTTAGCGAGATGCTAAGACTTACCTCTCTGACATCTGTTGCTGTGATTTTGAGCAACCTTCGGAGCCATG ACAATGTATCTTGCTTGTTTTGGTTATTACATTCAGACCTGCACGACAATGGGATTACTGCTGCTCTGGAGTACGTTTCCTCTATGCAGGCAAGTATAGAACCAATGGCTCACTTTGTTAATGAACAGAAGGGAAATTCTGAGAATCGTTCGTGGATGGAACAAAATTTAAGGAGAGGAAAGTTCTGTGTGCGCTTCAAACGCAGAAATGGACGTGTCAGAGTGATG CATGAAGAACTTCGTGTTGAGAAATCAAGCATCAAATTTTCACCTCTTTCGTCTGAAGATGATTTAATTTCTCAAAGTATCGTGCCTAAG GTCCGATTCAATTTACAATTGTCTGAGAAGGAGCGAAATGATCGGGCGAAAGTTGTCCTTCCATTTGAGCACCAGG GAAATGgcaaaaatattcaaatttatGATGGTCGGAAATCCCTCGATGCTGGTGAAGAAGGGACAAAAAATGCCTCTGTTGAGAGAGTGCAGGCAATAGATCCTTCGAAAGGCGAGATTATCTATTTTCGTGACTCAGATGATGAGATGCCAGATTCAGATGAGGATCCAGATGACGATTTGGACATATAA
- the LOC140887867 gene encoding chloroplastic group IIB intron splicing facilitator CRS2-B, chloroplastic-like: MLSAVFSPINSSSYISHSRIEISPFFRKHSTSARLRVSASLPEIKEVKTEYTPWLIVGLGNPGNKYQGTRHNIGFEMIDRISQAEGILMNTIQSKALIGIGSIGEVPILLAKPQTYMNFSGESVGPLAAYYQVPLRHILLVYDEMSLPNGVLRLQPKGGHGHHNGVKSVMQHLDGLREFPRFCIGVGNPPGTMDMKAYLLQKFSPSERKEMDAALEQGTEAVRTLILEGFSSRITRFNLGQKYKYNKV; this comes from the exons ATGCTTTCTGCAGTATTTTCCCCAATTAACTCTTCAAGTTACATATCTCATTCTAGGATCGAAATTTCCCCGTTTTTCCGTAAACATTCAACTTCAGCTAGACTTCGAGTTTCCGCTTCATTGCCTGAGATCAAAGAAGTAAAGACTGAGTATACTCCATGGCTCATTGTTGGATTGGGGAACCCTGGAAACAAGTATCAGGGAACCCGACATAAT ATTGGGTTCGAAATGATTGACCGCATCTCTCAAGCTGAAGGAATTTTGATGAACACCATACAGTCCAAAGCATTGATTGGAATAG GTTCCATAGGAGAGGTTCCTATTTTATTGGCCAAGCCACAGACATATATGAATTTCAGTGGCGAGTCG GTTGGACCACTCGCTGCTTATTATCAAGTACCTTTGCGACACATCCTACTG GTTTATGATGAAATGAGCCTGCCCAATGGAGTTTTGAGGCTGCAACCCAAAGGAGGACATGGTCATCATAACGG TGTGAAGAGTGTTATGCAGCATTTAGATGGTCTCCGTGAATTTCCTCGGTTTTGCATAG GTGTTGGTAATCCGCCAGGTACCATGGACATGAAGGCTTATCTTCTTCAGAAATTCAGTCCCTCAGAGCGGAAGGAG ATGGATGCTGCTCTTGAACAAGGGACCGAGGCCGTGAGGACACTAATATTGGAAGGCTTCAGCAGTCGAATTACCAGATTTAATCTGGGACAGAAATACAAGtacaacaaagtttga
- the LOC140887805 gene encoding chloroplastic group IIA intron splicing facilitator CRS1, chloroplastic — MSPPPLPFAGSNRVASYPHNCTLPLHSFFLSNPAKSLGVIISGPRNDASGSAKLESRSFECESQKFYPKSSGPISDSGSAMKTHTAPWMNGPLLVKPEEILRFTRRKRNKDHTLDVVVDHPDIALTGKVGGGRGRVAMKRIYKGIEKLQESQELEEVQKEPENVKFIFPPNELWGDGGYENYAEVGITFEVDQEPLKNVEFGIPLENVGKGEKSNNLPWEREERMVTTRRKKEKVATAAESSLDGELLRRLRSEAATMKTWVKVKKAGVTEDVVNQVVLTWRSDELALLKFDLPLCRNLDRAREIVELKTGGVVVWSKKDFLAVYRGCNYVSRSRHYPKICKNSSFDQEHSSSSTNYEKSTTIDQLNFADSSLTEMSHGKDGKWEIQCITPLYERESDRLLDELGPRFVDWWMPKPLPVDADLLPEHSPGFKTPFRLCPPHTRSQLTDSELTYLRKIARPLPTHFVLGRNRKLQGLATAILKLWEKCHIAKIALKWGIPNTNNEQMAHELKILTGGVLLLRNKFFIILYRGKDFLPSKVANLVAERETELTRFHVREETARLKASETFSITHEHALDSGITGTLSEFHNIQSEGWSFPKGKSEIEVQLEAEHETLEREIKYQKWRHFILKKKIERSAYTLEKLNLAWRRSEQDPDQEVISQEERECLRVMGLKLDSSLVLGRRGVFNGIIEGMHQHWKHREMVKVITMQKKFSQVIATAKFLETESGGVLISIVKLKIGHAIIIYRGKNHKRPRSVPQNLLNNRDAMSRSLEMQRTGSMKFFAKQKEQKICDLELKLDEVRKRMIDCTRN, encoded by the exons ATGTCTCCCCCTCCTCTGCCTTTTGCTGGTTCTAACAGAGTCGCCTCTTATCCCCACAATTGCACACTTCCTTTACATTCGTTTTTCTTGTCTAATCCAGCTAAATCTCTGGGAGTTATCATTTCTGGCCCTCGTAATGATGCTAGTGGCAGTGCAAAATTGGAAAGCAGAAGCTTTGAATGTGAAAGCCAAAAGTTTTATCCAAAATCTTCCGGACCCATCTCGGATTCTGGTTCAGCTATGAAAACGCACACTGCGCCGTGGATGAATGGCCCTCTCCTTGTAAAACCCGAAGAGATTTTGCGATTTACAAGGCGGAAAAGGAATAAAGATCATACCTTGGACGTAGTTGTAGATCATCCTGACATAGCTTTGACCGGAAAAGTGGGTGGTGGGAGAGGTAGGGTGGCAATGAAGAGAATCTATAAAGGGATTGAGAAGCTCCAAGAATCGCAAGAGTTGGAGGAAGTTCAAAAGGAACCAGAAAATGTTAAGTTTATATTTCCACCAAATGAACTCTGGGGGGATGGGGGTTATGAAAATTATGCTGAGGTAGGGATAACTTTCGAGGTGGATCAGGAACCATTAAAAAATGTTGAATTTGGCATTCCACTGGAAAATGTTGGCAAGGGCGAAAAATCGAATAATTTACCTTGGGAGAGAGAGGAAAGAATGGTAACTACTAGGAGAAAGAAGGAGAAAGTGGCGACAGCTGCTGAATCGAGCCTTGATGGAGAGTTGCTAAGAAGATTGAGAAGTGAGGCAGCGACGATGAAAACATGGGTGAAGGTGAAAAAAGCTGGGGTGACCGAGGATGTTGTTAATCAAGTTGTTCTTACTTGGAGAAGTGATGAACTTGCATTGCTTAAATTTGATCTTCCTTTGTGTCGAAACTTGGATAGAGCTCGAGAAATAGTCGAG CTGAAGACTGGGGGTGTTGTAGTATGGAGTAAAAAAGATTTTCTTGCGGTTTATAGAGGTTGCAACTATGTCTCAAGATCAAGGCATTATCCGAAGATTTGCAAAAACTCCAGTTTTGATCAGGAACATTCTTCCTCCTCTACGAATTATGAAAAGAGCACAACCATTGATCAGTTAAATTTTGCAGATAGTAGTCTGACCGAAATGAGCCATGGAAAAGATGGTAAGTGGGAAATTCAATGTATCACACCACTTTATGAAAGAGAATCCGACAGGTTATTGGATGAGTTAGGACCTCGGTTTGTCGATTGGTGGATGCCAAAGCCTTTACCAGTGGATGCAGATTTGCTTCCGGAACATAGTCCTGGATTTAAGACGCCCTTTAGGCTTTGTCCTCCTCATACTAGATCACAGCTGACTGATTCTGAACTTACGTATTTGAGGAAGATTGCTCGCCCTTTACCGACTCATTTTGTTCTTG GAAGAAACAGAAAACTGCAAGGACTAGCTACAGCCATTCTTAAATTGTGGGAAAAATGTCATATAGCAAAGATTGCTCTAAAGTGGGGGATTCCGAACACCAACAACGAGCAAATGGCACATGAGCTCAAG ATCCTCACTGGAGGAGTTCTTTTATTGCGAAACAAGTTCTTCATAATTCTTTACAGAGGGAAGGATTTCCTTCCCTCAAAAGTTGCAAACCTTGTTGCTGAGCGAGAAACGGAACTCACAAGGTTCCACGTTCGTGAAGAAACTGCGAGGCTAAAAGCTAGTGAAACCTTCTCTATCACCCACGAACATGCACTCGATTCTGGCATCACTGGCACTTTATCAGAGTTCCATAATATTCAATCAGAAGGCTGGAGCTTTCCGAAAGGGAAGAGTGAAATTGAAGTTCAACTGGAAGCAGAACACGAGACACTGGAAAGGGAAATCAAATATCAGAAGTGGAGGCATTTTATT CTTAAGAAGAAGATAGAGAGATCGGCTTACACATTGGAGAAACTAAACCTTGCATGGAGACGCTCTGAGCAAGATCCAGACCAAGAAGTTATATCCCAAGAGGAGCGAGAATGCCTACGTGTAATGGGATTGAAATTGGATAGCAGTTTAGTGCTAG GAAGACGCGGGGTTTTTAATGGCATCATAGAAGGCATGCATCAACACTGGAAGCATAGAGAAATGGTGAAAGTGATTACGATGCAGAAAAAGTTTTCACAGGTCATTGCTACCGCAAAATTCCTCGAAACAGAGAGCGGAGGAGTCCTGATCTCCATAGTCAAACTTAAAATAGGGCATGCGATAATAATTTATCGTGGTAAAAACCATAAGCGTCCAAGGTCCGTACCTCAAAATTTGCTGAATAATCGTGACGCAATGTCAAGATCACTTGAAATGCAGAGGACCGGA TCGATGAAGTTCTTTGCCAAGCAAAAAGAGCAGAAGATTTGTGATCTAGAACTCAAACTG GATGAAGTGCGGAAGAGAATGATTGATTGCACGAGGAACTAG
- the LOC140887807 gene encoding protein PLASTID MOVEMENT IMPAIRED 2-like, producing the protein MAKNSSPRMQEPNSRAKTRKREGKKPKMAKTSATRQVTGDSQHTKVVAEFESLKQELNNLKLDAASVLQEKRLAERETDSSLLNMAFLANSLETIRREIEETNEEHVLVELAKMEAIKEYGEIEAQRKEKNERFLKRREVTRNKIKKMAREVENAKKLENKLAVTLSDIKLLENGLKKIKEMVKRTERNESSKSPSLLDSVTKELEAAKKELDSIREGGLQLKASMDDARNELKQAMEETSRLKKEERITEMSIQNLYLKLLRAKAKLEAKSTSANKAKTMVSNLSLTLERLKSESEAAENDFSHVSEETATIRQEVLQTDTEIDLAEGKLEEASQELEAAKSSELIALENLGAQIEITKGNRASTTQNNSKITISKFEYEYLIRHADTAKEIADKKVAAAHAWIEALKASEKENIITAELARKETRELKVEEEHEVHDPVIAISTKTMNQIFEMTPAKKAKTRRASYPMGRRTFRPKSLAMRRRKEITPTTPPVLAVK; encoded by the coding sequence ATGGCGAAAAATTCGAGTCCAAGAATGCAAGAACCGAATTCAAGAGCCAAAACACGAAAACGAGAGGGCAAGAAACCGAAGATGGCAAAAACAAGTGCAACAAGACAGGTAACCGGAGATTCTCAGCATACCAAAGTGGTGGCAGAATTCGAGTCTTTGAAACAAGAACTGAACAATCTTAAGCTGGATGCGGCTTCTGTTTTGCAAGAAAAAAGACTGGCCGAGAGGGAAACAGACTCCTCTCTTTTGAACATGGCGTTCCTTGCGAATTCCTTAGAAACTATTAGAAGAGAGATCGAGGAAACTAATGAAGAGCATGTGTTAGTTGAGCTGGCTAAAATGGAGGCCATCAAGGAATATGGAGAGATTGAAGCTCAAAGAAAGGAGAAAAATGAGAGATTCTTGAAAAGGAGGGAGGTGACTcggaataaaataaagaaaatggcTCGAGAAGTTGAAAATGCCAAAAAATTAGAGAACAAGCTGGCTGTGACATTATCAGATATCAAGCTGTTAGAGAATGGATTGAAAAAAATCAAGGAAATGGTGAAAAGAACAGAAAGAAATGAAAGCTCCAAATCCCCGTCTTTGTTAGATTCTGTCACGAAAGAATTGGAGGCGGCAAAGAAGGAATTGGATTCAATTAGAGAGGGTGGTCTTCAGTTAAAGGCTTCCATGGACGACGCGCGGAATGAGCTTAAGCAAGCTATGGAAGAGACTTCACGACTAAAGAAGGAAGAACGAATAACAGAAATGTCCATTCAAAATCTCTACTTAAAGCTTCTTAGAGCTAAAGCTAAACTGGAAGCAAAATCTACTTCAGCAAACAAGGCCAAAACCATGGTGTCGAATCTATCACTTACCCTTGAACGATTGAAATCTGAATCTGAAGCAGCCGAGAACGATTTTTCCCATGTCAGCGAAGAAACGGCAACGATCAGGCAAGAAGTTTTGCAAACTGATACCGAGATAGACTTAGCAGAGGGAAAATTAGAAGAGGCGTCGCAAGAACTTGAAGCCGCTAAATCATCAGAGCTGATAGCTCTCGAGAATTTAGGAGCGCAAATTGAGATCACAAAGGGAAATAGAGCTTCGACTACTCAGAATAACTCAAAAATCACCATTTCCAAATTTGAATACGAGTACCTGATCAGGCATGCAGACACAGCCAAGGAGATTGCGGACAAGAAAGTCGCGGCAGCTCATGCTTGGATTGAAGCTCTGAAAGCAAGTGAGAAAGAAAATATAATAACAGCTGAGCTTGCACGAAAAGAAACAAGGGAGCTAAAAGTTGAGGAAGAACACGAGGTTCACGATCCTGTGATCGCCATTTCAACCAAAACCATGAACCAGATCTTTGAAATGACACCTGCGAAAAAAGCAAAGACTCGAAGAGCATCATATCCCATGGGTCGACGCACATTCAGACCGAAATCTTTGGCAATGAGGAGGAGAAAAGAGATCACGCCAACCACACCCCCAGTTCTAGCTGTAAAATAA